Proteins from a single region of Melanotaenia boesemani isolate fMelBoe1 chromosome 3, fMelBoe1.pri, whole genome shotgun sequence:
- the LOC121636321 gene encoding protein transport protein Sec61 subunit alpha-like 1, protein MGIKFLEVIKPFCAVLPEIQKPERKIQFREKVLWTAITLFIFLVCCQIPLFGIMSSDSADPFYWMRVILASNRGTLMELGISPIVTSGLIMQLLAGAKIIEVGDTPKDRALFNGAQKLFGMIITIGQAIVYVMTGMYGDPSEMGAGICLLIIIQLFVAGLIVLLLDELLQKGYGLGSGISLFIATNICETIVWKAFSPTTVNTGRGTEFEGAIIALFHLLATRTDKVRALREAFYRQNLPNLMNLIATVFVFAVVIYFQGFRVDLPIKSARYRGQYNTYPIKLFYTSNIPIILQSALVSNLYVISQMLSTRFSGNFLVNLLGTWSDTTSGGPARAYPVGGLCYYLSPPESFGSVLDDPVHAVIYIVFMLGSCAFFSKTWIEVSGSSAKDVAKQLKEQQMVMRGHRETSMVHELNRYIPTAAAFGGLCIGGLSVMADFLGAIGSGTGILLAVTIIYQYFEIFVKEQSEVGSMGALLF, encoded by the exons TTAAATTTCTGGAGGTCATCAAGCCTTTCTGTGCAGTCCTGCCAGAGATTCAGAAACCAGAAAGAAAG ATTCAATTTAGAGAAAAAGTACTATGGACTGCCATCACTCTGTTCATCTTTCTGGTGTGCTGCCAG ATTCCTCTGTTTGGCATCATGTCATCAGATTCAGCAGATCCCTTTTACTGGATGAGAGTAATCTTGGCTTCTAACAGAG GTACTTTGATGGAGCTCGGTATCTCACCCATCGTCACCTCAGGCCTCATCATGCAGCTGCTGGCTGGTGCCAAGATCATTGAGGTGGGAGACACTCCAAAGGACAGAGCTCTCTTCAATGGAGCTCAGAAAT TGTTTGGAATGATCATCACCATCGGACAGGCTATTGTATATGTGATGACTGGCATGTATGGAGATCCTTCAGAGATGGGTGCTGGGATATGCTTGCTCATCATCATCCAG ctttttgttgcGGGTTTGATAGTCTTGCTGCTGGATGAGCTTTTACAGAAGGGCTATGGTCTTGGATCTGGTATTTCTCTCTTTATTGCCACCAATATCTGTGAAACCATCGTCTGGAAGGCTTTCAGCCCGACCACTGTCAACACTGGGAGAG GTACGGAGTTTGAGGGGGCCATCATTGCTCTCTTCCATCTGCTAGCTACCCGTACAGATAAGGTGCGCGCTCTGAGAGAAGCCTTCTACAGGCAAAACCTTCCCAACCTCATGAACCTCATCGCCActgtctttgtgtttgcagtGGTCATATACTTCCAG GGTTTCAGAGTAGACCTTCCCATCAAGTCAGCTCGTTACCGTGGTCAATACAATACCTACCCCATCAAACTGTTCTACACCTCCAACATCCCAATCATTCTGCAGTCTGCTCTGGTCTCCAATCTGTACGTCATTTCTCAGATGCTGTCAACACGTTTTAGTGGCAACTTCCTGGTCAATCTTCTGGGCACCTGGTCG GACACTACAAGTGGAGGACCAGCTCGTGCCTACCCAGTGGGCGGTCTGTGCTACTACCTTTCTCCTCCTGAGTCATTTGGTTCTGTTCTGGATGACCCAGTTCACGCCGTCATCTACATCGTCTTCATGCTTGGCTCCTGCGCCTTCTTCTCAAAGACCTGGATTGAGGTCTCAGGATCTTCTGCCAAAgat GTGGCGaagcagctgaaggagcagcaGATGGTAATGAGAGGACACAGAGAGACCTCCATGGTGCATGAACTTAACAG GTACATCCCCACAGCGGCTGCCTTTGGAGGGCTCTGTATAGGAGGGCTGTCTGTCATGGCAGACTTCCTTGGTGCCATTGGATCGGGTACAGGAATCCTCTTGGCTGTGACCATCATCTACCAGTACTTTGAGATCTTTGTTAAAGAGCAAAGTGAAGTTGGCAGTATGGGAGCACTGCTCTTCTAA